One region of Mangifera indica cultivar Alphonso chromosome 3, CATAS_Mindica_2.1, whole genome shotgun sequence genomic DNA includes:
- the LOC123210408 gene encoding DNA annealing helicase and endonuclease ZRANB3 isoform X1 gives MEITEEQRKRAEANRLAALAKRKAIGEFTVNQQQQKQNNQEAWRLFKCRKLSVESSATTKSTTITHSLKPCPNVSIGPDSRTHLPEKFRVKLEICSPDSFSVTPEAVQRFSYPGEEECLRRVDRCLSDVMPSHYTQNSGGGKACVYKLADYNAVFTCLKNSSGIEVEGVPWVTLNVIEKLSHSFSSGRWNPCRPEHFSEEIVDEMIGKLPKRLVDVLLPFQLEGVRFGLRRGGRCLIADEMGLGKTLQAIAIAACFMNEGSILVVCPAVLRLQWAEELEHWLPFCLPADVHLVFGHENNPAHLTRFPRVVVISYKMLHHLRKSMTAREWALLIVDESHHIRCSKRTSEPEEVKAVLEVAAKVKRIVLLSGTPSLSRPYDIFHQINMLWPGLLGKNKYEFAKTYCDVKVVKGYHGRFIQDFSRGVRLEELNVLLKQTVMIRRLKQHVLVQLPPKRRQIIRLFLKRSDMLLAKATVGMSNGCAYEKDAAEDMSPEDLDEPDDNSACSKSEKLSHQELGVAKLSGFREWLSLHPLLAESDGAANSDLNVSSNKMIIFAHHHKVLDGVQEFLCEKEIGFVRIDGNTLPRDRQSAVLSFRSSNEVKIAIIGITAGGVGLDFSSAQSVVFLEMPLSPSLMLQAEDRAHRRGQTSAVNIYIFCAKDTVDESHWQRLNRTLRRVSSTTNGKYDAVQEIVVEGVSDLNISGKTDTGCEDQTLDQVSSGKLSEELMCLPESSLTQDMQTAKENDEVTTNMNCKSVELSKIDDISNETDDLHIEADMGPELEIGKDYISREKEATLSVGEIGSPEKVSSSELVKGNKDKNQIEKEFKTNPQITEVDDVALLPPTEADECCSNEVNSLRFEVSQYTGRIHLFLCMQGEDSRPRPLFENFRQEELDNKERISESLKDNPGYRHAILEFISDWNKLRPIEQTKLLGKPLQLPLSVELCCLKETINHNTGGLLKGGSKRRTTPSDEISHPLPSDAVWKKIRIYSGFRKKEREFTQGWTLNNEPLCKLCQKPCKGNNAKTPEYFEDLFCNLGCYEEYRLRTSGRFLREELFQIEHGICMNCQLDCHKLVKHIKPLSLDQRQKYVEKVAPNVARWKNLLEKLVNDPTEGNAWHADHIIPVYRGGGECRLENMRTLCVACHYNVTKAQCAERRSTRAKARKQLKAIMSDISIDENNDMTGSYIKDKGHLEMQENIAEDDLLVKVPGSSYSGGISSVH, from the exons ATGGAGATCACTGAAGAGCAAAGAAAGAGAGCTGAAGCCAACCGGTTAGCAGCATTAGCAAAGCGAAAGGCAATCGGCGAATTCACCGTCAACCAACAACAGCAAAAGCAAAATAATCAAGAAGCCTGGAGACTCTTCAAGTGCCGGAAGCTGTCTGTCGAAAGCTCTGCCACTACCAAATCCACCACCATCACTCATTCCCTAAAACCCTGTCCAAATGTCTCGATTGGTCCGGATTCCAGGACACATTTGCCTGAAAAATTCCGGGTCAAGCTTGAAATCTGCTCTCCCGACTCCTTCTCTGTCACGCCTGAAGCCGTTCAAAGGTTTTCGTACCCAGGAGAGGAGGAGTGCTTAAGGAGAGTCGATCGTTGTTTATCTGAC GTTATGCCATCACACTATACACAGAACAGTGGTGGGGGGAAGGCTTGTGTTTATAAACTTGCAGACTACAATGCAGTTTTCACATGCTTGAAGAACTCCAGTGGTATTGAGGTTGAAGGGGTACCATGGGTTACTCTCAATGTTATTGAGAAACTTTctcattcattttcttctggAAGATGGAATCCATGTAGACCGGAACATTTCTCTGAAGAAattgttgatgaaatgattggaAAGCTACCGAAACGTTTAGTTGATGTGCTTTTGCCCTTCCAGCTTGAAGGTGTAAGATTTGGTCTGCGAAGGGGTGGTCGTTGTCTTATTGCAGATGAAATGGGGCTTGGAAAGACACTCCAG GCTATTGCTATTGCAGCCTGTTTCATGAATGAAGGTTCTATACTAGTTGTTTGTCCAGCAGTTTTGCGACTTCAGTGGGCAGAAGAATTAGAGCATTGGCTTCCCTTTTGTTTGCCTGCAGATGTTCAtcttg TTTTTGGTCATGAAAATAATCCTGCCCATTTAACAAGATTCCCAAGAGTAGTTGTTATATCCTATAAAATGCTTCACCATTTGCGGAAGAGCATGACTGCACGAGAATGGGCTCTCTTGATCGTTGATGAATCTCACCATATACGTTGCTCCAAGAGAACATCTGAACCAGAGGAG GTAAAAGCTGTACTTGAAGTGGCGGCTAAGGTTAAGCGTATAGTCCTACTATCTGGGACACCTTCTTTGTCAAG GCCCTATGACATTTTTCATCAGATAAATATGTTATG GCCTGGTTTGCTAGGAAAGAACAAGTATGAATTTGCAAAAACTTACTGTGATGTCAAAGTTGTCAAAGGTTATCATGGACGTTTCATACAG GATTTTTCTAGGGGTGTTCGCTTGGAGGAGTTGAATGTCTTACTAAAGCAAACTGTTATG ATAAGGCGTCTGAAGCAGCATGTGCTGGTTCAGTTACCACCCAAACGTCGACAGATAATAAGATTGTTTTTGAAGAGATCAGACATGCTTTTAGCAAAGGCTACTGTTGGAATGTCCAATGGTTGTGCTTATGAAAAGGATGCTGCAGAAGACATGTCTCCTGAGGATTTAGACGAACCTGATG ATAATTCGGCTTGTAGCAAATCAGAGAAGCTATCACACCAAGAACTTGGTGTTGCAAAGCTCTCTGGGTTTCGTGAATGGCTTTCCCTTCACCCTCTCCTTGCAGAGTCAGATGGTGCTGCAAACTCTGATTTGAATGTTAGTTCTAACAAAATGATAATCTTTGCCCATCACCATAAAGTTCTTGATGGAGTACAG GAGTTTTTATGTGAGAAAGAGATTGGTTTTGTCCGCATTGATGGGAACACCCTTCCCAGAGATAGGCAGTCAGCTGTACTATCATTCCGATCATCAAATGAG GTAAAAATTGCAATTATTGGTATAACTGCTGGAGGTGTTGGACTTGATTTCTCATCAGCGCAAAGTGTTGTGTTTCTGGAGATGCCTTTATCGCCATCATTGATGCTTCAG GCTGAAGACAGAGCACACCGGCGAGGACAGACAAGTGCAGTCAACATATACATCTTTTGTGCAAAG GACACAGTGGATGAGTCACACTGGCAAAGATTGAACAGAACTCTACGCCGTGTATCATCTACTACAAATGGAAAATATGATGCAGTGCAAGAGATAGTG GTTGAAGGTGTTTCAGATCTGAACATATCTGGTAAAACTGACACAGGATGTGAAGATCAAACTCTGGATCAAGTGTCCTCTGGCAAGCTCTCTGAAGAGTTAATGTGTTTGCCAGAGTCAAGTTTAACTCAGGACATGCAAACTgctaaagaaaatgatgaagtAACTACAAATATGAATTGCAAATCTGTTGAACTGAGTAAAATTGATGATATTTCAAATGAAACAGATGATCTGCATATTGAG GCTGACATGGGTCCAGAGCTAGAAATAGGAAAGGATTATATATCAAGGGAAAAAGAAGCCACTCTTTCTGTTGGTGAAATTGGATCACCTGAAAAGGTTTCTTCGTCTGAGTTGGTTAAAGGCAATAAAGATAAGAATCAAATTGAAAAG GAATTTAAAACCAACCCACAAATAACAGAAGTAGATGATGTTGCATTACTTCCTCCAACTGAAGCTGATGAATGTTGCTCTAATGAAGTGAATTCTTTGCGGTTTGag GTGAGTCAATATACTGGAAGGATTCACTTGTTTTTGTGCATGCAAGGGGAAGATTCAAGACCAAGGCCACTTTTTGAGAATTTTCGGCAGGAGGAACTTGATAACAAGGAAAGAATTTCTGAATCGTTAAAAGACAATCCAGGTTATAGACATGCCATTCTGGAATTCATTAGTGACTGGAATAAACTACGGCCAATAGAACAAACTAAATTACTTGGAAAGCCTCTGCAACTTCCTTTATCAGTGGAGTTGTGCTGTTTGAAGGAAACCATTAATCACAACACTGGG GGACTGCTAAAGGGTGGAAGCAAACGGCGAACTACACCTTCAGATGAGATTAGCCACCCTCTACCATCAGATGCTGTGTGGAAAAAAATTCGTATTTACAGTGGCTTTAGAAAGAAGGAGAGAGAGTTCACTCAGGGCTGGACTCTAAATAATGAACCACTCTGTAAACTCTGTCAAAAACCATGCAA GGGTAACAATGCCAAGACACCAGAATATTTTGAAGATCTATTTTGTAATCTTGGGTGTTACGAAGAATATCGCTTAAGAACTAGTGGCAGATTCCTCCGAGAG GAACTATTTCAAATAGAACATGGTATCTGCATGAATTGCCAATTGGACTGCCATAAACTTGTGAAGCACATAAAACCTTTGTCATTGGACCAGCGGCAAAAGTATGTTGAGAAAGTAGCACCTAACGTGGCGCGCTGGAAGAATTT GCTAGAAAAACTTGTCAACGATCCAACTGAAGGCAACGCATGGCATGCAGACCACATTATTCCTGTCTATAGAGGTGGAG GGGAGTGCAGGTTAGAGAATATGAGGACTCTTTGTGTAGCTTGCCATTACAATGTTACTAAAGCTCAGTGTGCTGAACGACGCTCAACGAGGGCAAAGGCAAGGAAACAACTCAAAGCGATTATGAGTGACATCAGTATTGATGAAAACAATGATATGACTGGTTCTTATATAAAG GACAAAGGGCATTTGGAGATGCAAGAAAACATAGCTGAGGATGATCTTTTAGTCAAAGTTCCAGGAAGTTCCTACTCTGGAGGGATAAGCAGTGTTCACTGA
- the LOC123210408 gene encoding DNA annealing helicase and endonuclease ZRANB3 isoform X2 — MEITEEQRKRAEANRLAALAKRKAIGEFTVNQQQQKQNNQEAWRLFKCRKLSVESSATTKSTTITHSLKPCPNVSIGPDSRTHLPEKFRVKLEICSPDSFSVTPEAVQRFSYPGEEECLRRVDRCLSDVMPSHYTQNSGGGKACVYKLADYNAVFTCLKNSSGIEVEGVPWVTLNVIEKLSHSFSSGRWNPCRPEHFSEEIVDEMIGKLPKRLVDVLLPFQLEGVRFGLRRGGRCLIADEMGLGKTLQAIAIAACFMNEGSILVVCPAVLRLQWAEELEHWLPFCLPADVHLVFGHENNPAHLTRFPRVVVISYKMLHHLRKSMTAREWALLIVDESHHIRCSKRTSEPEEVKAVLEVAAKVKRIVLLSGTPSLSRPYDIFHQINMLWPGLLGKNKYEFAKTYCDVKVVKGYHGRFIQDFSRGVRLEELNVLLKQTVMIRRLKQHVLVQLPPKRRQIIRLFLKRSDMLLAKATVGMSNGCAYEKDAAEDMSPEDLDEPDDNSACSKSEKLSHQELGVAKLSGFREWLSLHPLLAESDGAANSDLNVSSNKMIIFAHHHKVLDGVQEFLCEKEIGFVRIDGNTLPRDRQSAVLSFRSSNEVKIAIIGITAGGVGLDFSSAQSVVFLEMPLSPSLMLQAEDRAHRRGQTSAVNIYIFCAKDTVDESHWQRLNRTLRRVSSTTNGKYDAVQEIVVEGVSDLNISGKTDTGCEDQTLDQVSSGKLSEELMCLPESSLTQDMQTAKENDEVTTNMNCKSVELSKIDDISNETDDLHIEADMGPELEIGKDYISREKEATLSVGEIGSPEKVSSSELVKGNKDKNQIEKEFKTNPQITEVDDVALLPPTEADECCSNEVNSLRFEVSQYTGRIHLFLCMQGEDSRPRPLFENFRQEELDNKERISESLKDNPGYRHAILEFISDWNKLRPIEQTKLLGKPLQLPLSVELCCLKETINHNTGGLLKGGSKRRTTPSDEISHPLPSDAVWKKIRIYSGFRKKEREFTQGWTLNNEPLCKLCQKPCKGNNAKTPEYFEDLFCNLGCYEEYRLRTSGRFLREELFQIEHGICMNCQLDCHKLVKHIKPLSLDQRQKYVEKVAPNVARWKNLLEKLVNDPTEGNAWHADHIIPVYRGGGECRLENMRTLCVACHYNVTKAQCAERRSTRAKARKQLKAIMSDISIDENNDMTGSYIKVLSKTKGIWRCKKT; from the exons ATGGAGATCACTGAAGAGCAAAGAAAGAGAGCTGAAGCCAACCGGTTAGCAGCATTAGCAAAGCGAAAGGCAATCGGCGAATTCACCGTCAACCAACAACAGCAAAAGCAAAATAATCAAGAAGCCTGGAGACTCTTCAAGTGCCGGAAGCTGTCTGTCGAAAGCTCTGCCACTACCAAATCCACCACCATCACTCATTCCCTAAAACCCTGTCCAAATGTCTCGATTGGTCCGGATTCCAGGACACATTTGCCTGAAAAATTCCGGGTCAAGCTTGAAATCTGCTCTCCCGACTCCTTCTCTGTCACGCCTGAAGCCGTTCAAAGGTTTTCGTACCCAGGAGAGGAGGAGTGCTTAAGGAGAGTCGATCGTTGTTTATCTGAC GTTATGCCATCACACTATACACAGAACAGTGGTGGGGGGAAGGCTTGTGTTTATAAACTTGCAGACTACAATGCAGTTTTCACATGCTTGAAGAACTCCAGTGGTATTGAGGTTGAAGGGGTACCATGGGTTACTCTCAATGTTATTGAGAAACTTTctcattcattttcttctggAAGATGGAATCCATGTAGACCGGAACATTTCTCTGAAGAAattgttgatgaaatgattggaAAGCTACCGAAACGTTTAGTTGATGTGCTTTTGCCCTTCCAGCTTGAAGGTGTAAGATTTGGTCTGCGAAGGGGTGGTCGTTGTCTTATTGCAGATGAAATGGGGCTTGGAAAGACACTCCAG GCTATTGCTATTGCAGCCTGTTTCATGAATGAAGGTTCTATACTAGTTGTTTGTCCAGCAGTTTTGCGACTTCAGTGGGCAGAAGAATTAGAGCATTGGCTTCCCTTTTGTTTGCCTGCAGATGTTCAtcttg TTTTTGGTCATGAAAATAATCCTGCCCATTTAACAAGATTCCCAAGAGTAGTTGTTATATCCTATAAAATGCTTCACCATTTGCGGAAGAGCATGACTGCACGAGAATGGGCTCTCTTGATCGTTGATGAATCTCACCATATACGTTGCTCCAAGAGAACATCTGAACCAGAGGAG GTAAAAGCTGTACTTGAAGTGGCGGCTAAGGTTAAGCGTATAGTCCTACTATCTGGGACACCTTCTTTGTCAAG GCCCTATGACATTTTTCATCAGATAAATATGTTATG GCCTGGTTTGCTAGGAAAGAACAAGTATGAATTTGCAAAAACTTACTGTGATGTCAAAGTTGTCAAAGGTTATCATGGACGTTTCATACAG GATTTTTCTAGGGGTGTTCGCTTGGAGGAGTTGAATGTCTTACTAAAGCAAACTGTTATG ATAAGGCGTCTGAAGCAGCATGTGCTGGTTCAGTTACCACCCAAACGTCGACAGATAATAAGATTGTTTTTGAAGAGATCAGACATGCTTTTAGCAAAGGCTACTGTTGGAATGTCCAATGGTTGTGCTTATGAAAAGGATGCTGCAGAAGACATGTCTCCTGAGGATTTAGACGAACCTGATG ATAATTCGGCTTGTAGCAAATCAGAGAAGCTATCACACCAAGAACTTGGTGTTGCAAAGCTCTCTGGGTTTCGTGAATGGCTTTCCCTTCACCCTCTCCTTGCAGAGTCAGATGGTGCTGCAAACTCTGATTTGAATGTTAGTTCTAACAAAATGATAATCTTTGCCCATCACCATAAAGTTCTTGATGGAGTACAG GAGTTTTTATGTGAGAAAGAGATTGGTTTTGTCCGCATTGATGGGAACACCCTTCCCAGAGATAGGCAGTCAGCTGTACTATCATTCCGATCATCAAATGAG GTAAAAATTGCAATTATTGGTATAACTGCTGGAGGTGTTGGACTTGATTTCTCATCAGCGCAAAGTGTTGTGTTTCTGGAGATGCCTTTATCGCCATCATTGATGCTTCAG GCTGAAGACAGAGCACACCGGCGAGGACAGACAAGTGCAGTCAACATATACATCTTTTGTGCAAAG GACACAGTGGATGAGTCACACTGGCAAAGATTGAACAGAACTCTACGCCGTGTATCATCTACTACAAATGGAAAATATGATGCAGTGCAAGAGATAGTG GTTGAAGGTGTTTCAGATCTGAACATATCTGGTAAAACTGACACAGGATGTGAAGATCAAACTCTGGATCAAGTGTCCTCTGGCAAGCTCTCTGAAGAGTTAATGTGTTTGCCAGAGTCAAGTTTAACTCAGGACATGCAAACTgctaaagaaaatgatgaagtAACTACAAATATGAATTGCAAATCTGTTGAACTGAGTAAAATTGATGATATTTCAAATGAAACAGATGATCTGCATATTGAG GCTGACATGGGTCCAGAGCTAGAAATAGGAAAGGATTATATATCAAGGGAAAAAGAAGCCACTCTTTCTGTTGGTGAAATTGGATCACCTGAAAAGGTTTCTTCGTCTGAGTTGGTTAAAGGCAATAAAGATAAGAATCAAATTGAAAAG GAATTTAAAACCAACCCACAAATAACAGAAGTAGATGATGTTGCATTACTTCCTCCAACTGAAGCTGATGAATGTTGCTCTAATGAAGTGAATTCTTTGCGGTTTGag GTGAGTCAATATACTGGAAGGATTCACTTGTTTTTGTGCATGCAAGGGGAAGATTCAAGACCAAGGCCACTTTTTGAGAATTTTCGGCAGGAGGAACTTGATAACAAGGAAAGAATTTCTGAATCGTTAAAAGACAATCCAGGTTATAGACATGCCATTCTGGAATTCATTAGTGACTGGAATAAACTACGGCCAATAGAACAAACTAAATTACTTGGAAAGCCTCTGCAACTTCCTTTATCAGTGGAGTTGTGCTGTTTGAAGGAAACCATTAATCACAACACTGGG GGACTGCTAAAGGGTGGAAGCAAACGGCGAACTACACCTTCAGATGAGATTAGCCACCCTCTACCATCAGATGCTGTGTGGAAAAAAATTCGTATTTACAGTGGCTTTAGAAAGAAGGAGAGAGAGTTCACTCAGGGCTGGACTCTAAATAATGAACCACTCTGTAAACTCTGTCAAAAACCATGCAA GGGTAACAATGCCAAGACACCAGAATATTTTGAAGATCTATTTTGTAATCTTGGGTGTTACGAAGAATATCGCTTAAGAACTAGTGGCAGATTCCTCCGAGAG GAACTATTTCAAATAGAACATGGTATCTGCATGAATTGCCAATTGGACTGCCATAAACTTGTGAAGCACATAAAACCTTTGTCATTGGACCAGCGGCAAAAGTATGTTGAGAAAGTAGCACCTAACGTGGCGCGCTGGAAGAATTT GCTAGAAAAACTTGTCAACGATCCAACTGAAGGCAACGCATGGCATGCAGACCACATTATTCCTGTCTATAGAGGTGGAG GGGAGTGCAGGTTAGAGAATATGAGGACTCTTTGTGTAGCTTGCCATTACAATGTTACTAAAGCTCAGTGTGCTGAACGACGCTCAACGAGGGCAAAGGCAAGGAAACAACTCAAAGCGATTATGAGTGACATCAGTATTGATGAAAACAATGATATGACTGGTTCTTATATAAAGGTACTTTCTAA GACAAAGGGCATTTGGAGATGCAAGAAAACATAG